One genomic segment of Pseudomonadota bacterium includes these proteins:
- a CDS encoding TlpA disulfide reductase family protein — MSVRTVKGFTKGLALAAAFVLPAFAATSSGPAPAFQLSGRGGKAIDLTQFKGQVVMINFWATWCGPCRQEMPLLEDIYKKYKPMGFTLLGVNVEPDSKGAEAWLSKQKPVSFPIAFDTESKVSKMYNVAGMPSTVFVDRKGNIRIMHKGYKPGDENLYLTQIRSMLKE; from the coding sequence ATGTCGGTACGCACAGTGAAGGGATTTACAAAGGGGCTGGCGCTTGCGGCCGCATTCGTGTTGCCCGCGTTCGCCGCCACGTCTTCCGGTCCCGCGCCGGCCTTCCAGCTCTCGGGTCGCGGCGGCAAGGCCATCGACCTCACGCAGTTCAAGGGCCAGGTCGTGATGATCAATTTCTGGGCCACGTGGTGCGGCCCGTGCCGGCAGGAAATGCCGCTGCTCGAGGACATCTACAAGAAGTACAAACCCATGGGCTTCACGCTGCTCGGCGTCAACGTCGAGCCGGATTCGAAAGGCGCCGAGGCGTGGCTTTCGAAACAGAAGCCGGTGAGTTTCCCGATCGCTTTCGACACCGAGAGCAAGGTCAGCAAGATGTACAACGTGGCCGGCATGCCGAGCACCGTGTTCGTCGATCGCAAAGGCAACATCCGCATCATGCACAAGGGCTACAAGCCCGGTGACGAGAATCTGTACCTGACGCAGATCCGCTCGATGCTGAAAGAATAG
- a CDS encoding AraC family transcriptional regulator codes for MPTSKLLVRAAAVLGLALTVATFAAPSFAQDPQPATPASIDPAAPSSDATAPADAATGETAGASIVGTPAEADAPPPAAGEPPADTRALDETVQGLKKDVVDLNKELFVLEEELLFPANTQVAVFISMDIGEFFALDSLSLKIDNKEVANYLYTPREAEALLKGGVHRVYLGNLKVGEHQLVAFFSGKGPNERDYKRGANLKFEKGVGAKYLELKITDRQRKAQPEFAIKDWE; via the coding sequence ATGCCGACATCCAAACTCCTGGTCCGTGCAGCCGCCGTCCTGGGCCTGGCCTTGACCGTGGCCACGTTCGCCGCGCCGTCATTCGCGCAGGACCCGCAACCGGCCACCCCCGCATCGATCGATCCGGCCGCGCCGTCGTCCGACGCCACCGCGCCGGCCGATGCCGCCACGGGCGAGACCGCCGGCGCTTCGATCGTCGGCACTCCCGCGGAAGCCGATGCGCCGCCGCCCGCCGCCGGCGAGCCGCCGGCCGACACCCGTGCGCTGGACGAGACGGTGCAGGGCCTCAAGAAGGACGTCGTCGACCTTAACAAGGAATTGTTCGTCCTCGAAGAGGAGCTGCTGTTCCCGGCCAACACGCAGGTCGCGGTATTCATCTCCATGGACATCGGCGAGTTCTTCGCGCTCGATTCGCTCTCGCTCAAGATCGACAACAAGGAAGTGGCTAACTACCTATACACGCCGCGCGAGGCCGAGGCCCTGCTCAAGGGCGGCGTACACCGCGTGTACCTCGGCAATCTCAAGGTCGGCGAACACCAGCTGGTGGCGTTCTTCAGCGGCAAGGGCCCGAACGAGCGCGACTACAAACGCGGCGCGAACCTCAAGTTCGAGAAGGGCGTCGGGGCCAAATACCTGGAGCTCAAGATCACCGATCGGCAGCGCAAGGCGCAGCCCGAGTTCGCCATCAAGGACTGGGAATAA
- a CDS encoding DUF4266 domain-containing protein, with protein sequence MFIRGLFVLSLAVVSVGCSSIEPWVKPYDRENLADPIMAFTRAPISQDFLDHVFESREGSRGATGGSGGGCGCN encoded by the coding sequence ATGTTCATCCGCGGTTTGTTTGTTCTGTCCCTCGCCGTCGTGTCGGTGGGCTGCAGCTCGATCGAGCCGTGGGTGAAACCTTACGATCGCGAGAACCTCGCCGATCCGATCATGGCCTTCACTCGCGCGCCGATCTCGCAGGACTTCCTCGATCACGTGTTCGAGTCGCGCGAAGGTTCGCGCGGCGCCACCGGCGGTTCCGGTGGCGGTTGCGGCTGTAACTAG
- a CDS encoding TlpA disulfide reductase family protein, with product MSSRAALQVRFAALAICLLPLAGALAAEKYDLVGLPAPDLVARGLTGENVRVSEHRGEVVVVSFWSGSCNTCRAQLEALDRISRTYASAGLVVLGVNLDDNLPRAEKFARAQDVKFPLLIAAPEATGRDYRVDRLPMMVFVDREGVLRAAHREFKARDEAQYVRELRKLLDE from the coding sequence GTGAGTTCCCGAGCCGCCCTGCAGGTGCGTTTTGCTGCGCTTGCGATCTGCCTCCTGCCGCTGGCCGGAGCGCTCGCGGCTGAAAAATACGACCTGGTCGGCCTGCCCGCGCCGGACCTGGTGGCGCGCGGCCTCACGGGCGAAAACGTGCGTGTCTCGGAGCACCGCGGCGAGGTGGTGGTAGTTAGCTTCTGGAGCGGCAGCTGCAACACCTGCCGCGCCCAGCTCGAGGCGCTCGACCGCATCTCCAGGACCTATGCCAGCGCCGGGCTGGTGGTGCTCGGCGTCAACCTCGACGACAACCTGCCGCGCGCCGAGAAGTTCGCCCGTGCGCAGGACGTGAAGTTCCCGTTGCTGATCGCCGCGCCCGAGGCCACCGGCCGCGACTATCGCGTCGACCGGCTGCCGATGATGGTGTTTGTCGATCGAGAAGGTGTGCTGCGCGCAGCACACCGCGAATTCAAGGCCCGTGACGAAGCCCAGTACGTGCGCGAACTGCGCAAATTGTTAGACGAGTAA
- a CDS encoding LamG domain-containing protein has protein sequence MNFMQSKSLRWISAALAAAVLAGCSSGGAPTTENPVTSAPPVTDYTGPASANADVQAFRINLWENIKANNRCGSCHNAGGQTPMFARNDDVNLAYQAANGVVNLTQPDQSRMVLKVAGGHNCWLQSPAACGDTLTVWIRNWAGSSATGGTQIQLQAPAIKEVGGSKSFPATPTSPVNPPSDNSSFAGPPPSALYALVRDVGTANCVRCHSSSSATMQQPFFADADAATAYAAIKSKINLDNPDQSRLVVRLRDESHNCWGAAGCAANAQTMLDAINNFADRIPVTEVPADLLISKGLTLYDGTVAAGGNRYEAATIAKYEFKTGMGNIIYDTSGHEPALNLTISGAVDWVGGWGINVKPGGKAQGTSAASKKLADLIKSTGEFSIEAWVNNANVAQENAFIVSYSAGANARNVTLAQRMYQYEAYTRVGGGKTTNNGTPVLLTRAADMDAQAALQHVVLTYSPVEGRRIYVNGIYTGDVDAQGGGSLADWDDTFALVLGNETSTNRQWEGVLRLVAIHNRALTATQIEQNFEAGVGEKYYMLFNVSHLVDVPQAYVMLEASQLDSFGLQFAKPTFISLDPNASVANLAIEGVRIGLNGSDRHGGQAYSPLAANVGANYSASTGEQMSPIGTVIGLEKGVLDDLFFLSFEKIGTRTHAPPPVVVVQPPPPGDSDPEADVGLRTFDELNATLSVITGVPQSNAKVSNTFQTVKQALPTIEKLGAFGPAQQTALAQLAIQYCNVMVDDATLRSNFFGGLTGAGTGTAAFGAVGDNANANRATLVNALVSKAVGTGLLSQPTALQVRDEISGKQPNDSNFPGLVNRLVSGPTGSDPNGGRTVMKAACGAVLGSGSTLIQ, from the coding sequence ATGAACTTTATGCAGTCAAAGAGTCTCCGCTGGATCAGCGCCGCGCTGGCGGCCGCCGTTCTGGCCGGCTGTTCGAGCGGCGGTGCGCCGACCACGGAAAACCCGGTCACATCGGCGCCCCCGGTCACCGATTACACCGGTCCCGCCTCGGCCAACGCCGACGTGCAGGCCTTCCGCATCAACCTGTGGGAGAACATCAAGGCTAACAACCGTTGCGGCTCGTGCCACAACGCCGGTGGCCAGACCCCGATGTTCGCCCGCAACGACGACGTGAACCTCGCCTACCAGGCGGCCAACGGCGTCGTGAATCTCACGCAGCCCGATCAGTCCCGCATGGTGCTGAAAGTGGCGGGCGGCCATAACTGCTGGTTGCAGTCACCCGCGGCCTGCGGCGACACGCTGACCGTGTGGATCCGCAACTGGGCCGGCTCCAGTGCCACGGGCGGCACGCAGATCCAGCTGCAGGCGCCCGCCATCAAGGAAGTGGGCGGCAGCAAATCGTTCCCGGCGACGCCGACTTCGCCGGTCAATCCGCCGAGCGACAACTCGTCGTTCGCGGGTCCGCCGCCTTCGGCGCTGTATGCCCTGGTGCGCGATGTGGGTACCGCCAATTGCGTGCGTTGCCATTCCTCGAGCTCGGCCACGATGCAGCAGCCGTTCTTTGCGGATGCCGATGCGGCCACCGCGTACGCGGCCATCAAGTCGAAGATCAATCTCGACAACCCCGATCAGTCGCGGCTGGTCGTGCGTCTGCGCGACGAATCGCACAACTGCTGGGGCGCGGCGGGTTGCGCGGCCAATGCGCAGACCATGCTCGATGCCATCAACAATTTCGCCGACCGCATTCCGGTGACGGAAGTCCCGGCGGATCTGCTCATCTCCAAGGGCCTGACCTTGTACGACGGCACCGTGGCCGCCGGTGGCAACCGCTACGAAGCGGCGACTATTGCCAAATACGAGTTCAAGACCGGCATGGGCAACATCATCTATGACACCAGCGGCCACGAGCCGGCGCTGAATCTCACGATCTCCGGCGCCGTCGACTGGGTTGGCGGCTGGGGCATCAACGTGAAGCCGGGTGGCAAGGCGCAGGGCACTTCGGCCGCGTCGAAGAAACTCGCCGACCTCATCAAGTCGACCGGCGAATTCTCGATCGAGGCGTGGGTCAACAACGCCAACGTCGCCCAGGAAAACGCCTTCATCGTGAGCTACTCGGCGGGCGCCAACGCGCGCAACGTCACGCTCGCGCAGCGCATGTACCAGTACGAAGCGTATACGCGCGTGGGCGGTGGCAAGACCACCAACAACGGCACCCCGGTGCTGCTCACGCGCGCCGCCGACATGGACGCGCAGGCCGCGTTGCAGCACGTGGTCCTGACGTACAGCCCGGTCGAAGGCCGTCGCATCTACGTCAACGGCATCTACACCGGTGATGTCGATGCCCAGGGTGGCGGCTCGCTCGCCGACTGGGACGACACCTTCGCACTGGTGCTCGGCAACGAGACTTCGACCAACCGTCAGTGGGAAGGCGTGTTGCGCCTGGTCGCGATCCACAATCGCGCCCTGACCGCGACGCAGATCGAACAGAACTTCGAAGCCGGTGTCGGCGAGAAGTACTACATGTTGTTCAACGTCAGCCACCTGGTCGACGTGCCGCAGGCGTACGTGATGCTCGAGGCCAGCCAGCTCGACAGCTTCGGCCTGCAGTTCGCCAAGCCGACCTTCATCAGTCTCGATCCGAACGCCTCGGTCGCGAACCTCGCCATCGAGGGTGTGCGCATCGGCTTGAACGGTTCGGACCGCCACGGCGGTCAGGCCTACTCGCCGCTCGCGGCGAACGTCGGAGCTAACTACAGCGCCAGTACCGGCGAGCAGATGTCGCCCATCGGCACGGTCATCGGCCTCGAGAAGGGCGTGCTCGACGACCTGTTCTTCCTGTCCTTCGAGAAGATCGGCACGCGCACGCATGCGCCGCCGCCGGTCGTCGTCGTGCAGCCGCCACCGCCGGGCGATTCGGATCCGGAAGCGGATGTCGGCCTGCGCACCTTCGACGAGCTCAATGCGACGCTGTCGGTGATCACCGGCGTGCCGCAGTCGAACGCGAAGGTGTCGAACACCTTCCAGACGGTGAAGCAGGCGCTGCCCACCATCGAGAAACTCGGCGCCTTCGGCCCCGCGCAGCAGACGGCGCTGGCGCAGCTCGCGATCCAGTACTGCAACGTGATGGTCGACGACGCGACACTGCGCAGTAACTTCTTCGGCGGCCTGACCGGCGCCGGCACGGGTACGGCGGCGTTCGGTGCGGTGGGCGACAACGCCAACGCAAACCGGGCCACGCTCGTGAACGCGCTGGTCAGCAAGGCCGTCGGTACGGGACTGCTCTCGCAGCCGACCGCACTGCAGGTGCGGGACGAAATCTCGGGCAAGCAGCCCAACGACAGCAACTTCCCGGGCCTGGTCAATCGCCTGGTCAGTGGTCCTACCGGCTCCGACCCGAATGGCGGTCGTACGGTCATGAAAGCAGCGTGCGGCGCCGTGCTCGGCAGCGGCAGCACGCTCATCCAGTAA
- a CDS encoding SH3 domain-containing protein yields MFVSEPYLELSTGPGRGYPVFHVVEREASVDVLYRRTDWFKVRTEQGVEGYARARDMRRTKLADGTPFVFNLGDMAGFTTHDWGIGIGGGNYGGASLINAYGAYSLTDNMKVEITLSQFLGNFSNGYKAEAGITHVMFPEWRISPFLELGTGIVYVEPRATIVLPEDRTDQTAYAGAGIRMYLTRRFFLRADYRWHTVFTSRDDNQELEEWKVLIACFF; encoded by the coding sequence GTGTTCGTCAGCGAGCCCTATCTCGAGCTGTCGACGGGACCCGGGCGCGGCTACCCCGTATTCCACGTGGTCGAGCGCGAGGCCTCGGTCGACGTGCTCTATCGGCGCACTGACTGGTTCAAGGTGCGCACCGAACAGGGTGTCGAAGGCTACGCGCGCGCGCGCGACATGCGCCGCACCAAACTCGCCGACGGCACGCCCTTCGTCTTCAATCTCGGCGACATGGCGGGCTTCACGACGCACGACTGGGGGATCGGCATCGGCGGCGGCAACTACGGCGGCGCCAGCCTCATCAATGCCTACGGCGCGTATTCGCTGACCGACAACATGAAGGTCGAAATCACGCTGTCGCAGTTCCTCGGCAACTTCTCGAACGGCTACAAGGCCGAAGCCGGCATCACCCACGTCATGTTTCCGGAGTGGCGCATCTCGCCGTTCCTCGAGCTCGGCACCGGCATCGTGTACGTGGAGCCGCGCGCAACGATTGTTCTGCCCGAAGACCGCACCGACCAGACCGCCTATGCGGGCGCGGGTATTCGCATGTATCTCACCCGGCGCTTTTTCCTGCGCGCCGATTATCGCTGGCATACGGTTTTCACGAGCCGCGATGACAACCAGGAGTTGGAAGAATGGAAAGTCCTAATCGCCTGCTTCTTCTAA
- a CDS encoding tetratricopeptide repeat protein, which translates to MNAPNKLLALAVAALCAGFALDASAAPKKKEKTIGELSARPVVVQPDLKVEASAARAMDNYRRFLELQKTDPQLRAEALRRLADLNMEAGEGDRMATEANAIDQQGGEAIKLYTSLLKSYPDYPRNDQVLYQLARAYETTGQPEKALATLNEVLRKYPRSPQMDEVQFRRGELLFSAREYRQAQDAYQFVVTKGDKAAFLSQSLYKHGWSLFKQGLNEESLPSFAGVLDRAMLTKQTHQLIPIDKLPRASRELADDTLRVMAVTFSYDDDSIGAIDKFLSARGNPAYAPIIYARLGDLYVEKERFQDAASVYRAFAQREPNSEYSPGLSMQAIEAYRKGGFTELVLDGKREYVALYNYGTSFWQGRNKADYPNIAKELKTNLKDVAQYFHAEAQKTKKVDQYREAARWYRTYLESFPDDPESFGTNYLLSEALYSSEDYQGAATEFAKAAYNYPRNPRSAAAAYAALGSYAKYEEKLPPAEKIEAHKLAVDAGVKFGTSFPEHPDSSGVLTRAAEDIFATQDLQRSIEVANLVLAHQPPADQPKRRIAYTIIGQANFDLLQFPEAEQGYVAARDLLPPNDKMRADLTERIASAVYRQGEAKQKAGDSLGAVDDFLRISQVAGTSKIAAQAEYDAGAQLIILKEFPRAITVLERFRTNNPKSEYTADVTRKLAVAYGETGQAGQAAVEFERIAMNPAESKDIQREANLSAADLYTKAGNTPKAVSMLERFVVTYPTPVSDSIEARQKLADIAGNAGNIEGQRRWQREIVAADRNAGPNRTDRTQYLAAKSQLALASPTRDEYRSIPLALPLKASLAKKRKAMEAALGAYKTAADYRVAEVTTLATFEIAEIYRQLGKDIMKSERPKKLTGDSLDEYNSLLEEQAFPFEEQAIKTHEINTARTREAVYDEGVKKSFAALAELKPGRYGKTEMIGTSFDAVVPALPPVQAPEPVIATPADPTQPAVANNATPAAAPAGPVVPKAPARASADFTRALQLMRSDPTQASLEFQLMTQTYPDLPGPYANLGLLYRNASQLPEAEAAFAKATERASWDAATWNEYGVTLRQAGKFAEARTAYEHAVKVNPSYAPAHRNLAVLLDLFLDDSLTAQTEFETYKTLTNEDKPVSGWIAELKSRNRVSGKAPAAESAPAPEAAPETPPETAPEAAAPKGART; encoded by the coding sequence GTGAACGCTCCGAACAAACTACTCGCGCTGGCGGTGGCCGCGTTGTGCGCGGGTTTCGCGCTCGACGCCTCTGCCGCGCCGAAGAAGAAAGAAAAGACCATCGGCGAGCTCAGCGCGCGCCCCGTGGTCGTGCAGCCGGATCTGAAGGTGGAAGCCAGCGCCGCGCGCGCCATGGACAACTACCGCCGCTTCCTCGAATTGCAGAAGACCGATCCGCAGCTGCGCGCCGAAGCGCTGCGCCGTCTCGCCGACCTCAATATGGAAGCGGGCGAGGGCGATCGCATGGCGACCGAGGCCAACGCGATCGACCAGCAGGGTGGCGAGGCCATCAAGCTCTACACCAGCCTGCTCAAGAGCTACCCCGACTATCCGCGCAACGACCAGGTGCTCTACCAGCTCGCGCGCGCCTATGAAACCACCGGCCAGCCGGAAAAAGCGCTGGCGACGCTCAACGAAGTGCTGCGCAAGTATCCGCGCTCGCCGCAGATGGACGAAGTGCAGTTCCGTCGCGGTGAGCTGCTGTTCTCCGCCAGGGAATACCGCCAGGCGCAGGACGCCTATCAATTCGTCGTCACCAAGGGCGACAAGGCCGCGTTCCTCTCGCAGAGCCTGTACAAACACGGCTGGTCGCTGTTCAAGCAGGGCCTGAACGAAGAAAGCCTGCCGTCGTTCGCGGGCGTGCTCGATCGCGCCATGTTGACCAAACAGACGCACCAGCTCATCCCGATCGACAAACTACCGCGCGCCAGCCGCGAGCTCGCCGACGACACGTTGCGCGTCATGGCGGTCACGTTCTCCTACGATGACGACTCGATCGGCGCGATCGACAAATTCCTCTCCGCGCGCGGCAATCCTGCGTACGCGCCCATCATCTATGCGCGTCTCGGCGACCTGTACGTCGAGAAGGAGCGCTTCCAGGATGCCGCGAGTGTGTACCGCGCGTTCGCGCAGCGCGAGCCGAACAGCGAGTACTCGCCCGGCCTTTCGATGCAGGCCATCGAGGCGTATCGCAAGGGCGGCTTCACCGAGCTGGTGCTCGACGGCAAACGCGAATACGTCGCGCTGTACAACTACGGCACCTCGTTCTGGCAGGGCCGCAACAAGGCCGACTACCCGAACATCGCCAAGGAACTGAAGACCAACCTCAAGGACGTGGCGCAGTACTTCCACGCCGAGGCGCAGAAGACCAAGAAGGTGGATCAGTACCGCGAGGCGGCGCGCTGGTATCGCACCTATCTGGAATCCTTCCCGGATGATCCGGAATCGTTCGGCACCAACTACCTGCTGTCCGAGGCGCTCTATTCGAGCGAGGACTATCAGGGCGCCGCCACGGAATTCGCCAAGGCCGCGTACAACTACCCGCGCAATCCCCGTTCGGCGGCAGCCGCGTATGCCGCGCTCGGTTCGTACGCCAAGTACGAAGAGAAACTGCCGCCGGCCGAAAAAATCGAAGCGCACAAGCTCGCGGTCGATGCGGGCGTGAAGTTCGGCACCAGTTTCCCCGAACATCCGGACAGCTCGGGTGTGTTGACGCGCGCCGCCGAAGACATCTTCGCCACACAGGATCTGCAGCGTTCGATCGAAGTGGCGAACCTCGTGCTGGCGCATCAGCCGCCGGCCGATCAGCCGAAACGCCGCATCGCGTACACCATCATCGGCCAGGCGAATTTCGATTTGCTGCAGTTCCCGGAAGCCGAGCAGGGGTACGTTGCTGCGCGCGACCTGCTGCCGCCCAACGACAAGATGCGCGCGGATCTCACCGAGCGCATCGCCTCGGCGGTCTATCGCCAGGGCGAAGCGAAACAGAAGGCGGGCGACAGCCTGGGAGCGGTCGACGATTTCCTGCGCATCTCGCAGGTCGCGGGCACTTCCAAGATCGCCGCGCAGGCCGAATACGACGCCGGCGCGCAGCTCATCATCCTCAAGGAATTCCCGCGCGCCATCACGGTGCTCGAGCGGTTCCGCACCAACAATCCGAAGAGCGAGTACACCGCGGATGTCACGCGCAAGCTCGCGGTCGCCTACGGCGAGACCGGACAGGCCGGCCAGGCGGCGGTCGAGTTCGAACGCATCGCGATGAATCCGGCGGAGTCGAAGGACATCCAGCGCGAGGCCAACCTGAGCGCGGCGGATCTGTACACCAAGGCCGGCAACACGCCGAAAGCCGTGAGCATGCTCGAGCGCTTCGTCGTCACCTATCCCACGCCGGTGAGCGATTCGATCGAAGCGCGCCAGAAGCTCGCGGACATCGCGGGCAACGCCGGCAACATCGAAGGCCAGCGCCGCTGGCAGCGCGAGATCGTCGCCGCCGATCGCAATGCGGGGCCCAACCGCACCGATCGCACGCAGTATCTCGCCGCCAAATCGCAGCTCGCGCTCGCATCGCCGACTCGCGATGAATACCGCAGCATCCCGCTGGCGCTGCCCCTGAAGGCGTCGCTGGCGAAGAAACGCAAGGCCATGGAAGCGGCGCTTGGCGCGTACAAGACGGCGGCCGACTACCGCGTCGCCGAAGTGACCACGCTCGCGACTTTCGAGATCGCGGAGATCTACCGCCAGCTCGGCAAGGACATCATGAAGTCCGAGCGGCCGAAGAAACTCACCGGCGACAGCCTGGACGAGTACAACTCGCTGCTCGAAGAACAGGCGTTCCCGTTCGAAGAGCAGGCGATCAAGACACATGAGATCAACACGGCGCGCACGCGCGAAGCCGTGTACGACGAGGGCGTGAAGAAGAGCTTCGCCGCGCTGGCCGAGCTCAAGCCCGGCCGCTACGGCAAGACCGAGATGATCGGCACGTCGTTCGATGCCGTCGTGCCCGCGCTGCCGCCCGTGCAGGCGCCGGAGCCGGTCATCGCGACTCCCGCGGACCCAACCCAGCCTGCCGTGGCTAACAATGCGACGCCCGCCGCCGCTCCTGCGGGCCCGGTGGTTCCGAAAGCGCCGGCGCGCGCCAGCGCGGATTTCACGCGCGCGTTGCAATTGATGCGCAGCGATCCGACGCAGGCCAGTCTCGAATTCCAGCTGATGACGCAGACGTACCCGGATCTGCCGGGGCCGTACGCCAACCTCGGCCTGCTGTATCGCAACGCCAGCCAGCTGCCCGAGGCGGAAGCCGCCTTCGCGAAGGCGACCGAGCGCGCCAGCTGGGACGCCGCCACCTGGAATGAATATGGCGTCACGTTGCGCCAGGCGGGCAAGTTCGCCGAGGCGCGCACCGCATACGAACACGCGGTCAAGGTGAATCCTTCTTACGCGCCGGCACACCGCAATCTGGCAGTGCTGCTCGACCTGTTCCTCGACGATTCGTTGACCGCCCAGACCGAGTTCGAGACCTACAAGACGCTCACCAACGAAGACAAACCCGTGAGCGGCTGGATCGCCGAGCTCAAGTCGCGCAACCGCGTCTCTGGCAAGGCACCGGCGGCCGAATCCGCGCCGGCGCCGGAGGCGGCGCCCGAAACGCCGCCCGAGACAGCACCCGAGGCGGCCGCGCCCAAAGGAGCCCGAACATGA
- a CDS encoding DUF3570 domain-containing protein, which translates to MSSKTHPGLARFVITCLALTGVAGVCVAGVLPEDRADLLYFRYEGGGVTISGPSMLVQKSIGEHVSLSANYYIDMVSSASVDVETSASPYEDERTQSSLSASFLLGKSTYSVGYVNSDESDYQAKTLIMGVSHDMFGDLTTISFGYKEGKNDVFRNVKIDDVKVNDPNFEEHMESKGYTVGISQIVTKNLLLSGQFEVVTDEGFLRSPYRSVRFFVDPFNQGRQDEIYPNTRSSNAASIRAKYFLPYRAAIDGMYRFYTDTWGVIGHTGELGYVHPLDLPHFGGQWIFETRVRYYTQTAADFYQDIFPRADFSNFMARDKELATYNAITAGLTATYEFKIERFPWLSKGSLNLRYDYMTVNYDNFRDARYSLGSFGELPEEPLAPGTEPLYKLNANIFQFYISAFF; encoded by the coding sequence ATGTCCAGCAAAACACACCCAGGTCTCGCCCGATTCGTCATAACCTGCCTCGCCCTGACCGGCGTCGCAGGCGTCTGCGTCGCGGGCGTATTACCCGAGGACCGCGCCGACCTGCTCTACTTCCGTTACGAAGGCGGCGGCGTCACGATCTCCGGCCCCTCGATGCTGGTGCAGAAGAGCATCGGCGAACACGTCTCGCTCTCGGCCAACTACTACATCGACATGGTGTCGTCGGCCTCGGTGGACGTCGAGACTTCGGCCAGCCCGTACGAAGACGAGCGCACGCAGTCGAGCCTGTCGGCGTCGTTCCTGCTCGGCAAGTCCACCTACAGCGTCGGCTACGTCAACAGCGACGAGAGCGACTACCAGGCCAAGACGCTGATCATGGGCGTCAGCCACGACATGTTCGGCGACCTCACCACCATTTCGTTCGGTTACAAGGAAGGCAAGAACGACGTCTTCCGCAACGTGAAGATCGACGACGTGAAGGTCAACGATCCGAATTTCGAAGAACACATGGAGTCGAAGGGTTACACCGTCGGCATCTCGCAGATCGTCACCAAGAACCTGCTGCTCTCCGGCCAGTTCGAGGTGGTGACGGACGAAGGCTTCCTGCGCAGCCCGTATCGCTCGGTGCGTTTCTTCGTCGATCCGTTCAACCAGGGACGCCAGGACGAGATCTACCCGAATACGCGTTCGAGCAACGCCGCGTCCATCCGTGCGAAATACTTCCTGCCGTATCGCGCCGCCATCGACGGCATGTACCGCTTCTACACGGACACCTGGGGCGTCATCGGCCACACCGGCGAGCTCGGCTACGTGCACCCGCTCGACCTGCCGCATTTCGGCGGCCAGTGGATCTTCGAAACCCGCGTGCGTTACTACACGCAGACCGCCGCGGATTTCTACCAGGATATTTTCCCGCGTGCGGATTTCAGCAACTTCATGGCGCGCGACAAAGAGCTGGCAACCTACAACGCGATTACCGCGGGCCTCACGGCGACCTACGAGTTCAAGATCGAGCGGTTCCCGTGGCTGTCCAAGGGCTCGCTCAACCTGCGCTACGACTACATGACGGTCAACTACGACAACTTCCGCGACGCGCGCTACAGCCTCGGCAGCTTCGGCGAGTTGCCGGAAGAGCCGCTCGCACCGGGCACCGAGCCGCTGTACAAGCTCAACGCGAACATCTTCCAGTTCTACATCTCAGCGTTCTTTTAG
- a CDS encoding outer membrane beta-barrel domain-containing protein, whose product MESPNRLLLLTTALCATLLLSGCSLLRWPWSGKNKNVEQQQTEEQAAAEEEAEDADATPPRVIEPNVARRKIKTPKIDNENWEIGGGAGFVSIEDFGTSSTYAGQISYHVTEDFFFRADVGQSTAGKTSFETLGGDIELLTGNQRRFTYYSLSLGYNFLPGEVYLGRKLAMNSGFYTLVGIGSVKFAGDNRLTVNLGAGFRVLPTDWLAIHIGVQDRVFNSDLLGEDKVTNNIEMLLSATVFF is encoded by the coding sequence ATGGAAAGTCCTAATCGCCTGCTTCTTCTAACCACTGCGCTGTGCGCGACGCTGCTGCTCTCGGGCTGCTCGTTGCTGCGCTGGCCGTGGTCCGGGAAGAACAAGAACGTCGAACAGCAGCAGACCGAGGAACAGGCTGCCGCGGAGGAAGAGGCTGAAGACGCCGATGCCACGCCGCCGCGTGTCATCGAGCCGAACGTTGCGCGTCGCAAGATCAAGACACCCAAGATCGACAACGAGAACTGGGAAATCGGCGGCGGCGCCGGTTTCGTTTCGATAGAGGACTTCGGCACCAGCTCCACCTACGCCGGGCAGATTTCCTACCATGTGACAGAAGATTTCTTTTTCCGGGCCGACGTAGGGCAATCCACGGCCGGAAAGACCAGTTTCGAGACGCTGGGTGGCGACATCGAGCTTCTGACCGGAAATCAGAGACGCTTCACGTATTACAGCCTCTCCTTGGGCTACAACTTCCTCCCAGGCGAGGTCTATCTCGGTCGCAAACTCGCCATGAACAGTGGTTTCTACACTTTGGTGGGTATCGGTAGCGTGAAGTTCGCCGGCGACAACCGGCTGACGGTAAATCTGGGCGCGGGATTCCGCGTGCTGCCGACCGACTGGCTGGCCATTCATATCGGAGTCCAGGACCGCGTGTTCAACTCCGACTTGTTAGGCGAGGACAAGGTCACCAACAACATAGAGATGCTGCTCAGCGCGACCGTCTTCTTCTGA